DNA sequence from the Maribacter dokdonensis DSW-8 genome:
TGACTATCTAAATCACTACTTGAAATTTCTACCGCATATTCTTGAGCATCTTCAGCTATGGCAGCTAAGGTTTCTTGTTGACTATCCGTATAAGAAGACTTATTTAGATTACCCAATGAGGCTGCAAGTACACCGCCCAATTTTTTAGCAGTATTGTTATCATCTTCAGCCAATGCATTCTTTAAATTAAAATAATCTTCAAGTACACTTTCTGAACTTACATTCTGTTCACTGCCCATAGTCCCTGTTTCATCCAAAACCTCTTGCTTTTCTACACTTTCTTTAGCCGATGGTGTTGACTTTTTATTGGTTTCTTTGCATGATACTGATAGCATCAAAACAGTAACAAATACCACTGATCCTATATTTCTTTTAGTTGTTTTCATCGTATTAGTTTTAATTTCAAATTTATTATCTCGTTAAAAAGTTTTGTGTCATAATTATGGTTCTTATCTACGTAATTCCGTCTAAGGTGTTTCTTCTATTCAACTGATTGTTTTTATATTCCGTTAAACTCATACCTGTTTCTTTCTTAAAAAGCCTACTTAAATGATTTACATTGCTATAATCAAGTAATTGTGAAATTTCGGTAAAGTTGTATTCTTGCAATTGTACCAATTCTTTCACCTTTTCCAGCTTAAGTTTTATAAAGTACTTTTCAATAGTAACATTTTCATTCACGGAAAATATCTTACTGATTTTTGAATACTCCAAGCCCATTAAACCCTCTAAATACTTAGACAGTGCATGTTCTAAATGAAACGGTAATATTTGTAACAACTTAATGAGTTCAATTTTTATTTGTTCTACCAATCGTTGCTCTTGACCAAGTAATATTTCAAAACCATTTTGCTCTAATGCCGATTGTATATTTACAAAGTCATCATTAGAACTTTCTGTATAAGTAATTGAACCTAACTCAATGTTTTTCAATGTAATACCTAACTTTTTAATTTCACTTCTAATGACTTTAATACAGCGACTACACACCATATTCTTTACAAATAATTTCTTGTCCATAGCCTAGTCTATTAAGTAATTAATAATTGCCGATTGCAGGTAGTATTGCTGAATAGATGCTATTTGATTCAACTCAAATTTGAGCTGTAGTTCCTGTATGTCCAAAACATCATTAAAGTCAATTGTGCCGGTCTCGTAATTGGCAATTAGAATTTGCTCGGCATCTTTGGCCTGGGCTACATTTTTACTTTGAATGTTGTAGGCTATTCTAGCTTGGTTACGTTCTGATATCGCTTTTGCAAAAGCAGACTCCAATACATTAAGGCGACTATTCTTTTGAAATTCTATTTCTTGTTTTCGTAATTCATTTTGCTTGGAAATAGATTTATACCTTTGATTAAAAATGGGCACTGAAACTGAAACCATGGGCATTAAAATATCTTTGCCATTGTCATCTAAGTCCATATCGGTACGTTCGCTAACCGGCAAATAATCTATACCAAACCCAATTGCAGGTGCACTTTCACGCTGGTTAAGCAATTCTGATTTTACAACAGACTCATAAAGTTTATCATATTTTAATAGCTCTGGGTTAAGGGCAAGTTTTTCTGTATCTATACCAAAATCTTCATTGGGAATTTCCAATAAGGCAACTATTTCCACAGCTGAATTTTCTTCTCTATTGCGTAAAATATTGAAGGCTGCCCGTTCAGAAATAAAAGCTTCTTCTAGTATTTCTATTTGCTGTTGTAGCTCATTCTGGCGAATCTGTAATCGTAAAACATCTACCGCAGAAGCCTTTCCCACTTGTACCGAGGTCAATGCCAGGCGCTCATAGGTTTGTAGTAGTTGAATATTTTGTTCAAGTATTCCTTGCTTTGAACGAATTAGAAATAACTCATAATATGATCGGGATACCGATAGCGCCAATTTTCTTTTTGCGATAACGATTTCCACATACTCCGAATCTGCCATTGAGGTAGCGTAATTTTCACGGGCGGTAATTGTACCAAACCATGGCAACATTTGTTTTACCCCTATCCTTGCACGTTGTGCGCCAACCCTAGTTTCCGGTTCACTTACAAAATAGCCGGCACTTATTTCCGTATTAGGAATCCAAGCCGCCTCATTTACTTTTTCATCCGCAATTTGATATCTTAATTCCAGAGATTGAATCTCAGGATTATTTTCAACCGCTTCTTCTATATACTTTTGAACATGTTGTGCTTTTACGGAAAGAACAACAAACCAAAAACAGAT
Encoded proteins:
- a CDS encoding DUF3347 domain-containing protein; this encodes MKTTKRNIGSVVFVTVLMLSVSCKETNKKSTPSAKESVEKQEVLDETGTMGSEQNVSSESVLEDYFNLKNALAEDDNNTAKKLGGVLAASLGNLNKSSYTDSQQETLAAIAEDAQEYAVEISSSDLDSQREHFKYLSVIITDMIAITGSESTVYEQYCPMYDGGTAWLSTEKAVLNPYYGSSMLRCGTVQREIN
- a CDS encoding TolC family protein yields the protein MKNSILNICFWFVVLSVKAQHVQKYIEEAVENNPEIQSLELRYQIADEKVNEAAWIPNTEISAGYFVSEPETRVGAQRARIGVKQMLPWFGTITARENYATSMADSEYVEIVIAKRKLALSVSRSYYELFLIRSKQGILEQNIQLLQTYERLALTSVQVGKASAVDVLRLQIRQNELQQQIEILEEAFISERAAFNILRNREENSAVEIVALLEIPNEDFGIDTEKLALNPELLKYDKLYESVVKSELLNQRESAPAIGFGIDYLPVSERTDMDLDDNGKDILMPMVSVSVPIFNQRYKSISKQNELRKQEIEFQKNSRLNVLESAFAKAISERNQARIAYNIQSKNVAQAKDAEQILIANYETGTIDFNDVLDIQELQLKFELNQIASIQQYYLQSAIINYLID
- a CDS encoding helix-turn-helix domain-containing protein, giving the protein MDKKLFVKNMVCSRCIKVIRSEIKKLGITLKNIELGSITYTESSNDDFVNIQSALEQNGFEILLGQEQRLVEQIKIELIKLLQILPFHLEHALSKYLEGLMGLEYSKISKIFSVNENVTIEKYFIKLKLEKVKELVQLQEYNFTEISQLLDYSNVNHLSRLFKKETGMSLTEYKNNQLNRRNTLDGIT